The genomic interval GCCGTCGACGCTCATCGAGGGGGCATTCCTTGACATCGCCGGTATGTTGCAGCAGGCCGGTCGGATGCTCGACCACTCCCTCGCTGTTCTGCTGGACAATCGTGAGACGGAACTGGATCTCGAGAGTATGGATGATGAGATCGACGAAGCAGAGCGAATGGTTCGACGCAGCATCCTCGAACACTTGAACGTCAGTCCAAAGCAGGATCTCGTTGCCAGTTTGATTTTGTCGAGCATTGTGCAAGAGGCGGAGCGGATTGGAGACTTTGCACGCGGTCTTCCCAAGATTGCTGCCCTAGCCAAAGGACCCCGAGTTGGCCCATTTGCGGACGATTTACGTGCACTCGCGATGCGCGTGCGTGCGCTCTTCGATCAATGCGACGAAACCTTTCGCGAGGGCGATGCCGAGATGGCACGCGCGCTAATGCTTACCCACCGCGAACTCAAAATCGAACTCAACCACTACATTGATCGAGTCGCAAAAAGCGACCTCACAGCGGATATGGCTCTCGTGTACGGCATCAGCGCAACCATGCTTCGGAGAATCAGCTCGCATCTGAGTAATATTGTCTCGACGGTCAACCAACCCTTCGACCGCATTCGGCATGGTGTCGAAGACATCACCTGACCCCGCTTGGTGCCAGAACTCAACCCAACATCGTGCCGCTCTGCGCTATTAGCATTTTAGGATTCCGCCAGATCAGTGTGCGGCACTAGTCGATCCGAGCGCGCCAGAGCAGGGGTGTGAATTCGATCGCGAAGAGGAGATAGCCCACCGCGAAGGCGGTTCCACTTGCCAAGAAGACGGGCAGGACGTGAAGCGGCATCAAGCCAGGTCCGAAGACGCGCACGAGGGCGGCAAATACAACCGCCGCAAAAGAGGCGATCGTGATGGTGCTCGCTTATACCGGGCGACCCGAGTGGCCTAAGGAAACGCGCGTCATCATGCCGAGGATCATCGAGCCCATCGCACCCGCAGTAAAGGAGTGAAGCGCCGCCGATACCGGGAGCACTTGCGTGAGCACCGCGGCACCGTGACACGCGAAGCCTATCGCGATCCACCCGTGGCCGACATGCAGGATCCACAACATCGGTTGGCCCAAGGTGTAGCGAGGTTTCCAGAGTCCCTGGCGCAACGCGAGAAGCGGAGCAGCCGCGAGAGCGGCAAATCCGCCAACGGAGCTGCCCGGAATTGCCAGATCCAAAGCGAGGGCAAAACCGGCCGCGCAGAGTGCGAGCGCTCCAATCCGTCGGTCACCTTGCACTGCGAAGTCGAGACCGCTTCGTCGCAATGCGTTGCGGGTAAAGAGTGGAACAACGCGTCCTGCGATTACCAAGATCAAGAATACGACCAGATACACGGACCCGTAAAGACCGGCGCGCAGCAGCGACGCATCCGCCCGCATGATTCCGACGTGCATCGCTCCGTTTGCAATCGCGAGGGCAAAGATAACAAGGACTATGGGAAGGTTGCGTCTCTTGCCGGAGCGCAAGATCGGAACCCCGACCACCATTCCGAGAACGGGAAGGAAGGCTCCGTCGAGTAGTGCGACGGCCTCTGGAGGTAAGATGCTGGCCGACGCGAGCGCCGCGCGGCCGACCAGCCACAGCGCGACTAGTCCTCCAATCGGCGCTCCTCGCAGCGGCGCCGTGCCACACCAATTGGGGACAGCGGTGAGCAGAAAGCCCGCGATCGCAGGGACCACAGTTCCGTGTAACATCTCATGTGCATGCAGGCTGTGGGGCGGCCAGCCCTGGGACCCGATCGCGATACCCGATAGAAACGCAACCCATGTCGCCATTGAAGCCACAGCGTTCAAGGCGCCGAGCCAGAAAAAGGAGCGAAATCCGACAGACCAGAACGGTGCACTCATCCGTACTCCCGGCA from Myxococcales bacterium carries:
- a CDS encoding NnrS family protein, translated to MSAPFWSVGFRSFFWLGALNAVASMATWVAFLSGIAIGSQGWPPHSLHAHEMLHGTVVPAIAGFLLTAVPNWCGTAPLRGAPIGGLVALWLVGRAALASASILPPEAVALLDGAFLPVLGMVVGVPILRSGKRRNLPIVLVIFALAIANGAMHVGIMRADASLLRAGLYGSVYLVVFLILVIAGRVVPLFTRNALRRSGLDFAVQGDRRIGALALCAAGFALALDLAIPGSSVGGFAALAAAPLLALRQGLWKPRYTLGQPMLWILHVGHGWIAIGFACHGAAVLTQVLPVSAALHSFTAGAMGSMILGMMTRVSLGHSGRPV
- a CDS encoding PhoU domain-containing protein, coding for MLKKFFGLDRPSTLIEGAFLDIAGMLQQAGRMLDHSLAVLLDNRETELDLESMDDEIDEAERMVRRSILEHLNVSPKQDLVASLILSSIVQEAERIGDFARGLPKIAALAKGPRVGPFADDLRALAMRVRALFDQCDETFREGDAEMARALMLTHRELKIELNHYIDRVAKSDLTADMALVYGISATMLRRISSHLSNIVSTVNQPFDRIRHGVEDIT
- a CDS encoding NnrS family protein, with translation MTIASFAAVVFAALVRVFGPGLMPLHVLPVFLASGTAFAVGYLLFAIEFTPLLWRARID